In Streptomyces nojiriensis, one genomic interval encodes:
- a CDS encoding NADPH:quinone oxidoreductase family protein: MQAWRVHTPGEPREALRLEEIPEPVPGEGEVRLQVLAANLNFPDALLVRGQYQIRPPLPFTPGVEICGLTDDGRRVIATPSLPHGGFAEYVIASERALLPAPESLNDAEAAALHIGYQTGWFGLHRRARLQPGETLLVHAAAGGVGSAAVQLGKAAGATVIGVVGGKAKARTAEELGCDLVIDRTAEDVVSRVKEFTGGRGADVVYDPVGGASYTASAKCVAFEGRIVVVGFASGDIPAPALNHALVKNYAILGLHWGLYAAKDPAAILACHTELTRLAAAGAIKPLISELIALPAVADAVQRLADGTTTGRVVLAMPRQPGVSR; encoded by the coding sequence ATGCAGGCATGGCGAGTACATACCCCCGGCGAACCCCGAGAGGCACTTCGCCTCGAAGAGATTCCCGAACCGGTACCCGGCGAGGGCGAGGTGCGGCTGCAGGTGCTCGCGGCGAACCTCAACTTCCCCGACGCGCTGCTCGTCCGCGGCCAGTACCAGATCCGTCCACCGCTGCCCTTCACCCCCGGCGTCGAGATCTGCGGCCTCACCGACGACGGCCGCCGCGTCATCGCCACCCCGAGCCTGCCCCACGGCGGCTTCGCCGAGTACGTGATCGCCTCCGAGCGGGCCCTGCTCCCGGCCCCCGAGAGCCTGAACGACGCCGAGGCCGCGGCCCTGCACATCGGCTACCAGACCGGCTGGTTCGGCCTGCACCGCCGGGCGCGCCTCCAGCCGGGCGAGACCCTCCTCGTGCACGCCGCGGCCGGCGGGGTCGGCAGCGCCGCCGTCCAGCTCGGCAAGGCCGCCGGGGCCACCGTCATCGGGGTCGTCGGAGGCAAGGCCAAGGCGCGCACCGCCGAGGAACTCGGCTGCGACCTGGTGATCGACCGAACGGCCGAGGACGTCGTCTCCCGGGTCAAGGAGTTCACCGGCGGGCGCGGCGCCGACGTGGTCTACGACCCCGTCGGCGGCGCCTCGTACACCGCCTCCGCCAAATGCGTGGCCTTCGAGGGCCGGATCGTCGTCGTCGGCTTCGCGAGCGGGGACATCCCCGCCCCCGCCCTCAACCACGCCCTCGTCAAGAACTACGCGATCCTCGGCCTCCACTGGGGCCTGTACGCCGCCAAGGACCCGGCCGCGATCCTGGCCTGCCACACCGAACTCACCCGCCTCGCCGCCGCAGGCGCCATCAAGCCCCTGATCAGCGAACTCATCGCACTCCCCGCCGTCGCCGACGCCGTCCAGCGCCTCGCCGACGGGACCACCACCGGCCGGGTCGTCCTGGCCATGCCCCGACAGCCGGGTGTGTCCCGATGA
- a CDS encoding acyl-CoA dehydrogenase family protein: MTAITADHLLTRVRGLLAAHPPADTDRADFLRARFDAGLAWVHYPEGLGGLGAPRSLQAVVDAELAAAGAPDNDPRRIGIGLGMAAPTILAYGTDEQKQRFLRPLWIGEEVWCQLFSEPGAGSDLAALGTRAVRETGSGDWIVDGQKVWTSSAHTARWAILIARTDPGLPKHQGITYFLCDMHAPGVEVRPLRQITGEAEFNEVFLTGVRIPDSHRLGAVGEGWAVARTTLMNERVSIGGMRIPREGGMIAPVAAAWRERPELRTHALHQRLLELWVEAEVARLTGERLRQQLAVGQPGPEGSGMKLTFARLNQEISGLEVELLAEEGLLYDDWTMRRPDGVDFTGREAGYRYLRAKGNSIEGGTSEILLNIVAERVLGLPPEPRDDKDLAWKDLNR, encoded by the coding sequence ATGACCGCGATCACCGCCGACCACCTGCTCACACGCGTGCGGGGCCTGCTCGCCGCGCACCCGCCCGCCGACACCGACCGCGCCGACTTCCTGCGGGCCCGCTTCGACGCGGGCCTCGCCTGGGTCCACTACCCCGAGGGCCTCGGCGGACTCGGCGCGCCCCGCTCCCTCCAGGCCGTCGTCGACGCCGAACTGGCAGCCGCCGGCGCGCCCGACAACGACCCGCGCCGGATCGGCATCGGCCTCGGCATGGCCGCCCCCACGATCCTCGCGTACGGCACCGACGAGCAGAAGCAGCGCTTCCTGCGGCCCCTGTGGATCGGCGAGGAGGTCTGGTGCCAGCTCTTCAGCGAGCCCGGTGCCGGATCCGACCTCGCCGCGCTCGGCACCCGGGCGGTCCGCGAGACGGGCTCCGGCGACTGGATCGTCGACGGGCAGAAGGTGTGGACCTCCAGCGCCCACACCGCCCGCTGGGCCATCCTGATCGCCCGCACCGACCCCGGGCTCCCCAAGCACCAGGGCATCACCTACTTCCTCTGCGACATGCACGCCCCGGGCGTCGAGGTCCGGCCGCTGCGCCAGATCACCGGCGAGGCCGAGTTCAACGAGGTCTTCCTCACCGGCGTCCGCATCCCCGACTCCCACCGCCTCGGTGCCGTCGGCGAGGGCTGGGCGGTCGCCCGCACCACCCTGATGAACGAGCGGGTCTCCATCGGCGGCATGCGCATCCCGCGCGAGGGCGGCATGATCGCCCCCGTCGCCGCCGCCTGGCGCGAACGCCCCGAACTGCGCACCCACGCCCTCCACCAGCGGCTGCTGGAGCTGTGGGTCGAGGCCGAGGTCGCCCGCCTCACCGGGGAACGGCTGCGCCAGCAGCTCGCCGTCGGACAGCCCGGCCCCGAGGGGTCGGGCATGAAGCTCACCTTCGCCCGGCTCAACCAGGAGATCAGCGGACTGGAGGTCGAACTCCTCGCGGAGGAGGGCCTCCTGTACGACGACTGGACCATGCGCCGGCCCGACGGCGTCGACTTCACCGGCCGCGAGGCCGGCTACCGCTATCTGCGCGCCAAGGGCAACAGCATCGAGGGCGGCACCAGCGAAATCCTCCTCAACATCGTCGCCGAACGCGTCCTCGGCCTGCCCCCCGAGCCGCGCGACGACAAGGACCTCGCCTGGAAGGACCTCAACCGATGA
- a CDS encoding acyl-CoA dehydrogenase family protein: MTTPAAPTDLLYSGTEEELRSAVRALLTDRCDAKSVLDRAGTDRPHDPALWHTLAVEIGAAGLLVPEKLGGQGASHREAAVVLEELGRAVAPVPYLTSAVLATEILLGCDTAEAATLLRELASGRTVCVPAVPLTLAPGAPLPAPVRDLGSGSLTGTVTSVADAVAADVLLVLADTGLYAVPAAAAGLTPRVPLDLTRPLATVTLEAAAGTRLADAGTARAAVAGALLSGAGLLASEQLGLAEWCLTETVRHVRGRHQFNRPVGSFQALKHRLARLWLDVASARAAARAAADALATEAPDAPLTVAVAQAYCSGVAVRAAEECVQLHGGIGMTWEHPAHLYLKRAKADSLALGTAGHHRGLVADFAELPAP; encoded by the coding sequence ATGACCACCCCGGCGGCACCGACCGACCTGCTCTACTCCGGGACCGAGGAGGAGCTCCGCTCCGCCGTCCGCGCGCTCCTCACCGACCGCTGCGACGCGAAGAGCGTCCTCGACCGGGCCGGGACGGACCGGCCGCACGACCCGGCGCTCTGGCACACCCTCGCCGTCGAGATCGGCGCGGCCGGTCTCCTCGTCCCCGAGAAGCTCGGTGGACAGGGCGCGAGCCACCGCGAGGCGGCCGTGGTCCTGGAGGAGCTGGGCCGGGCCGTGGCGCCCGTCCCGTACCTGACGAGCGCCGTGCTCGCCACGGAGATCCTGCTCGGCTGCGATACGGCGGAAGCCGCCACGCTGCTGCGGGAGCTGGCCTCGGGGCGCACGGTGTGCGTGCCGGCCGTGCCGCTGACCCTCGCTCCGGGCGCGCCCCTCCCGGCCCCCGTCCGCGACCTCGGCAGCGGGAGCCTGACCGGCACGGTCACCTCCGTGGCGGACGCGGTGGCCGCCGACGTCCTGCTGGTCCTGGCCGACACCGGGCTGTACGCCGTCCCGGCCGCCGCGGCCGGGCTGACCCCGAGGGTTCCGCTGGACCTGACCCGCCCGCTCGCCACCGTCACCCTGGAGGCCGCGGCCGGCACCCGTCTCGCCGACGCCGGAACGGCCCGGGCGGCCGTTGCCGGAGCCCTGCTCTCCGGGGCCGGACTGCTCGCCTCCGAGCAGCTCGGGCTCGCCGAGTGGTGCCTGACGGAGACGGTCCGCCACGTCCGGGGCCGCCACCAGTTCAACCGCCCCGTCGGCTCCTTCCAGGCCCTCAAGCACCGCCTCGCCCGGCTCTGGCTCGACGTGGCCTCCGCGCGCGCGGCGGCGAGGGCCGCGGCCGACGCCCTGGCCACCGAGGCCCCCGACGCCCCGCTGACGGTCGCCGTGGCCCAGGCCTACTGCTCGGGCGTGGCCGTCCGCGCCGCCGAGGAGTGCGTACAGCTGCACGGCGGCATCGGCATGACCTGGGAACACCCGGCCCACCTCTACCTCAAGCGGGCCAAGGCCGACTCCCTGGCCCTCGGCACGGCGGGCCACCACCGCGGCCTGGTAGCGGACTTCGCGGAACTCCCCGCGCCGTAG
- a CDS encoding MFS transporter produces MASVDTARPVSARPALPRAYLFWLIGTRASLLGDAVLYFALGWAASAHGGGTGALVLTAITVPRTLLLLPGGAVGDRFGARRVVITGDAVMLTATLVLALVGLRLGASPWLLVVVAVVIGTVDAFYLPSTGSMPRRLVGKDQLPRALALQQAGGQIASLLGAPVGAVLVAAAGLTGAAVADAGTFAIVLVVLVCVRPAFDVERSPRGEGLLAGAVDGVRTAVGDPVLRPALLLTAAAAGLLLPVVSLLNPLLAREHGWGAGTAGLVAGGQSLGMIAVALVVSRRGTLGRIGRGAALGLCASAPGIAAAALADTAAVAVAGGIVVGAGSGMFACHIGPLVLTNIPDTHLARVQSLLVLVQSLALVVGNNALGALADAQGAPLAAAVCAVGVCAAGITGLVLKPIRRLRRK; encoded by the coding sequence ATGGCATCCGTCGACACCGCCCGGCCCGTCTCAGCGCGCCCGGCCCTTCCTCGCGCGTATCTCTTCTGGCTCATCGGCACCCGTGCCTCGCTGCTCGGTGATGCCGTCCTGTACTTCGCGCTCGGCTGGGCGGCCAGTGCCCATGGTGGCGGGACGGGCGCTCTGGTCCTGACCGCCATCACCGTCCCGCGTACCTTGCTGCTGTTGCCGGGTGGTGCCGTCGGTGACCGGTTCGGCGCTCGCCGGGTGGTGATCACCGGGGATGCCGTGATGCTCACGGCCACGCTCGTACTGGCCCTGGTGGGCTTGCGCCTGGGAGCATCGCCCTGGCTCCTCGTCGTGGTCGCCGTCGTCATCGGCACGGTCGACGCGTTCTATCTGCCGTCCACCGGGTCCATGCCCCGCCGCCTGGTGGGGAAGGACCAGCTCCCCCGGGCGTTGGCCCTGCAGCAGGCGGGCGGCCAGATCGCCTCGTTGCTCGGGGCTCCGGTGGGTGCCGTACTCGTCGCGGCCGCGGGGCTGACCGGCGCGGCGGTCGCCGATGCGGGCACCTTCGCGATCGTCCTCGTGGTGCTCGTCTGCGTCCGGCCGGCCTTCGACGTCGAACGGTCCCCTCGCGGGGAGGGCCTCCTGGCAGGGGCGGTCGACGGGGTGCGGACCGCCGTGGGGGATCCGGTCCTGCGGCCCGCGTTGCTGCTGACGGCCGCTGCCGCGGGCCTGCTCCTGCCGGTGGTGTCCCTGCTGAACCCGCTCCTGGCGCGGGAGCACGGCTGGGGTGCGGGGACGGCCGGTCTGGTCGCCGGTGGTCAGAGCCTGGGGATGATCGCTGTGGCGCTGGTGGTCTCGCGGCGGGGCACCCTGGGCCGGATCGGTAGGGGTGCGGCGCTGGGGCTGTGTGCGTCGGCGCCGGGAATCGCCGCGGCGGCCCTGGCCGATACCGCCGCCGTGGCTGTGGCCGGAGGAATCGTCGTCGGTGCGGGTTCCGGGATGTTCGCCTGCCACATCGGTCCGCTGGTGCTGACCAACATCCCGGACACCCACCTGGCCAGGGTGCAGTCGCTGCTGGTGCTCGTTCAGAGCCTGGCGCTGGTGGTGGGCAACAACGCGCTCGGCGCACTCGCCGACGCCCAGGGGGCCCCGCTCGCCGCGGCGGTGTGCGCGGTGGGTGTCTGCGCCGCGGGGATCACGGGGCTCGTCCTGAAGCCGATCCGTCGCCTGCGTCGGAAATGA
- a CDS encoding NAD(P)H-dependent glycerol-3-phosphate dehydrogenase, producing the protein MTRLAVLSAGSWGTSMGAVLADAGSQVALHTRRPELAEAINSRHENPRYLPGVSLPEQVTATTDESEAVCGAEVVLVSIPAQTLRANLTRWTPLIPEDAIVVSLMKGIESGTGMRMSQVITDVTGIPCDRVAVLSGPNLAREVAVRQPAASAIACTSSAVATRLQALAQTPYFRPYTTTDVIGCELGGAVKNVIALAVGLSAGMRLGDNARAVLITRGLAETARLGLALGADPLTFSGLAGVGDLMATCSSPLSRNRTFGEHLGRGLTLAQATAATSQTAEGVKSAESVLRLARRHGVDMPITEVVVGVLHGRLTTGQAATRLMERPPGAERYAA; encoded by the coding sequence ATGACCCGCCTCGCGGTCCTCTCAGCCGGATCATGGGGCACCAGCATGGGGGCCGTCCTCGCGGACGCCGGGAGCCAGGTCGCTCTCCACACCCGCCGCCCCGAACTCGCCGAAGCGATCAACTCCCGGCACGAGAACCCCCGCTACCTCCCCGGCGTCTCCCTCCCCGAACAGGTGACCGCCACAACCGACGAGTCCGAGGCCGTCTGCGGCGCCGAGGTCGTCCTGGTGTCGATCCCCGCACAGACCTTGCGCGCGAACCTCACCCGATGGACGCCGCTCATCCCCGAGGACGCCATCGTGGTGAGCCTGATGAAGGGCATCGAGAGCGGTACCGGCATGCGCATGAGCCAGGTGATCACCGACGTGACCGGGATCCCCTGCGACCGCGTGGCCGTCCTGTCCGGTCCGAACCTGGCCCGCGAGGTCGCCGTACGGCAGCCGGCCGCCTCCGCGATCGCCTGCACCAGCAGCGCCGTGGCCACCCGCCTCCAGGCCCTCGCCCAGACGCCGTACTTCCGCCCCTACACCACCACCGACGTCATCGGCTGCGAACTCGGCGGCGCCGTCAAGAACGTCATCGCGCTCGCCGTCGGCCTCTCCGCCGGCATGCGGCTCGGCGACAACGCCCGCGCCGTCCTCATCACCCGCGGGCTCGCCGAAACCGCCCGGCTCGGCCTCGCCCTCGGCGCCGACCCCCTCACCTTCTCCGGCCTCGCGGGTGTCGGCGACCTCATGGCCACCTGCTCCTCCCCCCTCTCCCGGAACCGGACCTTCGGCGAACACCTCGGCCGTGGCCTCACCCTCGCCCAGGCCACCGCCGCCACCAGCCAGACCGCCGAAGGCGTCAAATCCGCCGAGTCGGTACTCCGACTCGCCCGCCGCCACGGCGTCGACATGCCCATCACCGAAGTCGTCGTCGGTGTACTGCACGGCCGGCTCACCACCGGCCAGGCCGCCACCCGCCTCATGGAACGGCCCCCCGGAGCCGAGAGGTACGCCGCCTGA
- a CDS encoding VC0807 family protein, with product MASLNGGTGTRAMPAWRTVATPILFTVALPLAVFYALRSQGIGQWLALTASGAVPAVRMAVVAAARRRVDSFEAFMIGMLAVRVVTSLLVGSPRVILVKDAGLAAAAGLWILGSLLVAKPFAFQAGQSWHGPAAARTREAAWSVSPALRSGLTRLTVLWGCAQLLDCGAGVLVALLLPVESVPALNRAKGLALLCVVVLITVSYSRRYGRRHALSLFGSSPLITRREG from the coding sequence ATGGCATCACTGAACGGTGGGACCGGAACACGAGCCATGCCGGCGTGGCGGACCGTGGCCACTCCGATCCTGTTCACCGTGGCTCTTCCACTGGCCGTGTTCTATGCTCTGCGGTCGCAGGGGATCGGACAATGGCTGGCACTGACCGCCAGCGGGGCGGTCCCGGCGGTGCGCATGGCCGTCGTGGCCGCCGCACGGCGTCGCGTGGACAGCTTTGAGGCGTTCATGATCGGCATGCTGGCGGTGCGCGTCGTGACGTCGCTGCTCGTCGGCAGTCCCCGGGTCATCCTCGTCAAGGACGCCGGACTCGCGGCGGCCGCCGGGCTCTGGATCCTGGGCTCGCTTCTCGTGGCGAAGCCTTTCGCCTTCCAGGCCGGCCAGTCCTGGCACGGGCCCGCTGCCGCGCGCACCCGGGAAGCGGCCTGGAGCGTCTCGCCGGCGTTGCGCAGCGGACTGACCCGGCTGACGGTTCTGTGGGGCTGCGCCCAACTGCTGGACTGCGGTGCAGGAGTGCTCGTCGCCCTGCTGCTTCCGGTGGAGTCGGTCCCGGCACTCAACCGCGCGAAGGGACTGGCGCTGCTGTGCGTCGTCGTCCTCATCACCGTCTCCTACAGCCGCCGCTACGGGCGGCGGCACGCACTGTCCCTCTTCGGTTCGTCACCCCTGATCACCAGAAGGGAAGGCTGA
- a CDS encoding aromatic ring-hydroxylating oxygenase subunit alpha gives MTLHRTEAKEPAAPSSLAPEGLRATLAELRRLAELPLERGQTLPSQAYTSPELYEWEVERIFRREWLCVARAEEIPQPGSYLRLDILGTPLVITRDEEGELHALSRVCRHRFMDLLPPETAPEHGCLERLTCPYHTWAYRLNGQYAGQLAGAPLMQRVDFDRAGCRLPAHRVEVWNGFVMLNLDPGAGPAAPELRGLDLRLNSHGIANWVSVHTQTWEGVPANWKVAVENGSENYHHMGTHAQSLDPVLPGRYTEVDECDGRWFTMFTPLSDAERGGTGLGRHSRSGRGARPGMLIAGIFPQFVLAVLPGSAISIRWLPTGPATHDTRITAMVPPGVPDTPGFAEQLVDIRAQIARIQEEDLVAVRGVQRGLDSHPTPSNGRFSHLERPLWQFQRYLAERLL, from the coding sequence ATGACTCTCCACCGGACTGAGGCCAAAGAACCCGCAGCCCCCTCATCCCTCGCCCCCGAGGGACTGCGCGCGACGCTCGCGGAGCTGCGGCGTCTGGCCGAACTCCCGCTCGAACGCGGCCAAACGCTGCCATCCCAGGCCTACACCTCCCCCGAGCTGTACGAATGGGAAGTCGAACGGATCTTCCGGCGGGAGTGGCTGTGCGTGGCGCGGGCCGAGGAGATTCCACAGCCGGGAAGTTACCTGCGATTGGACATCCTCGGCACGCCACTGGTGATCACCAGGGACGAGGAGGGCGAGCTGCATGCCCTGTCCCGGGTGTGCCGCCACCGGTTCATGGACCTCCTGCCGCCGGAGACCGCGCCCGAGCACGGCTGCCTGGAACGGCTGACCTGCCCCTACCACACCTGGGCCTATCGGCTGAACGGCCAGTACGCGGGGCAGCTCGCCGGTGCTCCACTGATGCAGCGGGTCGACTTCGACCGGGCCGGCTGCCGACTCCCGGCGCACCGCGTCGAGGTCTGGAACGGCTTTGTCATGCTCAACCTCGACCCCGGTGCGGGGCCGGCTGCGCCCGAATTGCGCGGGCTGGACCTGCGGCTGAACAGCCATGGCATCGCAAACTGGGTGAGTGTCCACACCCAGACCTGGGAGGGCGTACCCGCCAACTGGAAGGTGGCGGTGGAGAACGGCTCCGAGAACTACCACCACATGGGTACGCATGCGCAGAGCCTGGATCCGGTGCTCCCGGGCCGCTACACGGAGGTCGACGAGTGCGACGGCCGCTGGTTCACGATGTTCACCCCGCTGTCGGACGCCGAGCGGGGCGGCACGGGTCTGGGAAGGCATTCAAGATCCGGCCGGGGAGCGCGGCCGGGGATGCTCATCGCCGGAATCTTCCCGCAGTTCGTCCTGGCGGTACTGCCTGGCAGCGCGATCAGCATCCGCTGGCTGCCCACCGGTCCCGCCACCCACGACACTCGGATAACGGCCATGGTTCCGCCCGGAGTGCCGGACACACCCGGATTCGCAGAGCAGCTGGTCGACATTCGCGCCCAGATCGCCCGGATCCAGGAAGAAGATCTGGTGGCCGTCCGCGGCGTTCAGCGTGGCCTGGACTCCCACCCGACCCCGTCCAACGGCCGGTTCTCCCATCTGGAACGCCCGTTGTGGCAGTTCCAGCGCTACCTCGCGGAGCGACTGCTGTGA
- a CDS encoding serine/threonine-protein kinase, whose translation MTAPPHLPPAVSHPDTIGPYRVIRPLGSGGMGRVYLAATPGGRAVAVKVVRESYARDPRFRERFRAETEAVLKVSGAFTAPVLSADPDAEQPWLATAYLPAPSLEEAVTAHGPLPERTWHRLAAGLTEALAAIHAAGLVHRDLKPSNVLLTEDGPYVIDFGISRAVDRSGLTGADRLVGTAGYMPPEQLAGRTCTAAGDVFSLGATLVFAATGHGAFGDGPLHTVMYRSARGEPDLTGLPEELRPALAACLMKEARERPTLPQVAAMFGATALPSAGWLPESLTRELRDRQTAARDALRGEPAPQLGRRRILAVAAGAATALSVGGYLTYRGRPSREPRPPRLLWQKPLPEGFSKVWQRAGGRLLVSNTKGAGVAALDPDTGNLVWQSKPFGPAPSVTDGHTVYAVEVDGALHARDVATGASRWHFTPPDDAQPTESDLTARAGADGWAYVTSTKTGELYALDEKGTLRWHQSAPLAIIHPCGGVLLCVVPARSGSDFRRIVRAVDPHSGQPLWSHAPEIFGIGRNPSTDLAVALRYDTAELTALRLRDGHALWTVPTGLDPSDQITDVTLAGEVLLSGDGRTVIFKQSSASGSFAAVDSADGSVLWRQHTPGVQTLSPFGGTLLTTPAPPVGTVTAGNGPLVAYGLRDGRERWRTPDLGKGLAQVLAAPAGMVLLGVDGGSHPGLYAYNLADGKQVWHLSYQVAGAQAPSWAAVVSGNRLWVSGNSTLLAFALETA comes from the coding sequence GTGACGGCCCCGCCGCACCTGCCACCGGCGGTCTCCCATCCGGACACCATCGGCCCGTACCGGGTGATCCGGCCACTCGGGTCCGGCGGCATGGGGCGCGTCTATCTGGCAGCCACGCCGGGCGGGCGGGCAGTGGCGGTGAAGGTCGTACGAGAGAGCTACGCCCGGGATCCCCGCTTCCGGGAACGGTTCCGCGCCGAGACGGAAGCCGTCCTCAAGGTCAGTGGTGCGTTCACCGCCCCGGTGCTGTCCGCGGATCCCGATGCCGAGCAGCCCTGGCTGGCCACTGCCTACCTGCCCGCGCCCTCGCTGGAGGAAGCCGTCACCGCGCACGGCCCTCTCCCGGAGCGGACCTGGCACAGGCTGGCTGCCGGGCTCACCGAGGCGCTGGCCGCCATCCACGCCGCCGGGCTGGTGCACCGTGATCTGAAGCCCTCCAACGTGCTGCTCACCGAGGACGGCCCCTACGTCATCGACTTCGGGATTTCCCGTGCCGTGGACCGGTCCGGACTCACTGGTGCCGACCGGCTGGTCGGCACCGCTGGTTACATGCCCCCCGAACAGCTCGCCGGACGCACGTGCACCGCGGCGGGGGACGTCTTCTCGCTCGGAGCCACCCTGGTGTTCGCCGCCACCGGGCATGGCGCCTTCGGGGACGGTCCCCTCCACACCGTGATGTACCGCTCCGCGCGCGGGGAGCCGGATCTGACGGGGTTGCCCGAGGAACTGCGCCCGGCGCTCGCGGCCTGCCTCATGAAGGAAGCGAGAGAGCGACCGACGCTTCCCCAGGTGGCTGCGATGTTCGGCGCCACCGCACTGCCGAGTGCCGGCTGGCTGCCGGAATCCTTGACGCGCGAGTTGCGCGATCGGCAGACGGCCGCACGGGACGCCCTGCGTGGCGAGCCGGCCCCCCAGTTGGGCAGACGGCGGATACTCGCAGTGGCAGCCGGGGCTGCCACCGCACTGAGCGTGGGCGGGTACCTGACGTATCGGGGCCGGCCGTCGCGGGAACCGCGCCCGCCCCGGCTGCTGTGGCAAAAGCCGCTCCCCGAAGGTTTCTCCAAAGTGTGGCAGCGGGCTGGCGGGCGCCTGCTGGTCTCGAACACGAAGGGGGCGGGCGTGGCCGCCCTCGACCCGGACACTGGGAACCTGGTGTGGCAGAGCAAACCGTTCGGTCCTGCTCCCTCTGTGACGGACGGCCACACCGTGTACGCCGTCGAGGTGGACGGCGCCCTGCACGCGCGCGACGTGGCCACCGGGGCGAGCCGCTGGCACTTCACCCCGCCTGATGACGCACAGCCCACCGAAAGCGACCTCACAGCCCGGGCGGGCGCCGACGGATGGGCGTACGTCACCTCCACGAAGACCGGCGAACTGTACGCCCTCGACGAGAAGGGCACCTTGCGCTGGCACCAGTCCGCGCCGCTCGCCATCATCCATCCATGCGGCGGTGTGTTGCTGTGCGTGGTGCCCGCACGGAGCGGCTCGGACTTCCGCCGCATTGTCCGTGCTGTGGATCCGCACTCCGGCCAGCCGTTGTGGAGCCATGCCCCGGAGATCTTCGGCATCGGCCGGAACCCGAGCACGGATCTTGCCGTTGCGCTCCGCTACGACACAGCGGAGCTGACCGCCCTGCGGCTCAGGGACGGCCACGCGCTCTGGACAGTCCCCACCGGCCTGGACCCCAGTGATCAGATCACGGACGTCACGCTGGCGGGCGAGGTCCTGCTCAGTGGTGACGGCCGCACGGTGATCTTCAAGCAGAGCAGCGCGAGCGGCTCCTTCGCCGCCGTGGACTCAGCCGACGGCAGCGTCCTATGGCGTCAACACACACCAGGCGTGCAAACCTTGAGTCCCTTCGGCGGAACGCTCCTGACCACCCCGGCTCCCCCGGTGGGCACAGTCACCGCTGGGAACGGGCCTCTGGTGGCCTACGGCTTGCGCGACGGTCGGGAACGCTGGCGCACCCCCGACCTCGGCAAGGGCCTGGCCCAGGTGCTGGCGGCACCGGCCGGCATGGTGCTGCTCGGTGTCGACGGCGGCAGCCACCCCGGCCTGTACGCGTACAACCTCGCCGACGGCAAGCAGGTCTGGCACCTTTCGTACCAAGTCGCAGGCGCGCAGGCGCCTTCCTGGGCCGCCGTGGTGTCGGGCAACCGTCTCTGGGTCTCTGGCAACTCCACGCTGCTGGCGTTCGCCCTGGAGACGGCCTAG